A single genomic interval of Arthrobacter globiformis harbors:
- a CDS encoding glycosyltransferase family 2 protein yields the protein MNRTWIVIPMYNEGTVVGDVIRGLLPTFPYVVCVDDGSSDESAKIAREAGAVVVQHPINLGQGAALQTGIEYALQDPALGCIVTFDADGQHKVSDAFEMANRILSNEADIVLGSRFLDDRTKLTPMKRIVLKTAALQSKLSTGLDLTDAHNGLRAFNPYVARNINLTQNRMAHASELVNRLAAMKPRYVEHPVEIIYTDYSKAKGQSLLNSVNILAELFLR from the coding sequence GTGAATCGAACGTGGATTGTCATTCCTATGTACAACGAAGGGACCGTAGTCGGCGATGTAATCCGAGGTCTCCTGCCTACTTTCCCCTACGTCGTGTGCGTGGATGACGGCAGCTCGGACGAGTCGGCAAAAATCGCCCGCGAAGCGGGAGCCGTGGTGGTGCAGCACCCCATCAATCTTGGCCAGGGGGCCGCCCTCCAGACCGGCATCGAGTATGCGCTTCAGGATCCGGCGCTTGGTTGCATTGTGACGTTCGACGCCGATGGCCAGCACAAAGTCTCTGACGCCTTCGAGATGGCGAACCGCATTCTCAGCAACGAGGCAGACATCGTCCTCGGCTCTCGCTTCCTTGACGACCGAACCAAGCTCACTCCGATGAAGCGGATCGTGCTCAAAACTGCCGCGCTCCAGTCCAAGCTGTCCACCGGGCTGGACCTGACGGACGCGCACAATGGGCTCAGGGCCTTTAACCCCTATGTTGCCCGCAACATCAACCTGACGCAGAACCGCATGGCGCATGCCTCCGAGCTGGTCAACAGGCTGGCAGCCATGAAGCCGCGCTACGTGGAACACCCCGTGGAGATCATCTACACGGATTATTCGAAGGCTAAGGGGCAGTCCCTTTTGAACTCGGTCAACATTCTCGCGGAACTGTTTTTGAGGTAA
- a CDS encoding DUF6541 family protein, giving the protein MPWVTFVPVLLLAAVIFLGPGLVVMRGAGVRGLPLFAVSGPTTVTIASAVAVAAPYANIGYGIVPVAVCALILTATALVLRYVLAMRGIVFGAQPRKSFDDGAGNSAGIGPVLTSAQEWVRRGAIIAAFAIPAAIITVRFARIIGAPGNISQTYDNIFHLNAIGHILITGSGSSLTLGNLTTASEAFYPAAWHDLIALVASTASISVPEAISAGNIVIAGVIWPLGMMYLISRISTGQVLPMLLTGALAAGFSSFPYLMIDFGVLYPNLLAIAIMPVALALTIDLLGLNPTKRRIIPVLCQGALILPGLALAHPSFVVALFGLALPLLLTKLVRLAAGYRRREATGRQLIGFTVLTAMFIPLVFIVWDMAGQSLTSSRWQPYQSVSQAIGEVLGAGPQGRHVSLVMFVMLVSGLVASIARRKLVWVLGMAFIAAGLFVVASALPASETRHFLTGVWYNDSFRLAAMLPVVLLPLAVLGGESILRGAAAAATRNRVGETASRILRLPCATAMDKIAPAAVLLVGVFAIAVGAQFGAVGKEQVFASANYRTGPQAPLVSTDERALLDRLPSHVPAEATVYGDPWTGASLTEGLSLRRSVSPHIVGRRTPEELVIMSRIDEAGVNPLVCPAVKDLNVQFALIFDDREVHGGAHPNTAMDEADSAPGLKLVDSQGSARLYQVTGCGPLSSN; this is encoded by the coding sequence ATGCCCTGGGTGACATTCGTGCCCGTTTTACTGCTGGCTGCAGTGATCTTCCTGGGGCCCGGGCTCGTGGTTATGCGCGGAGCAGGAGTCAGGGGCCTTCCCCTCTTCGCGGTATCAGGTCCGACGACGGTCACTATAGCCAGCGCTGTTGCGGTTGCGGCTCCATACGCCAACATCGGGTACGGGATCGTCCCGGTGGCTGTCTGCGCACTGATCCTCACGGCCACGGCTCTCGTGCTGCGCTATGTCTTGGCTATGCGCGGAATAGTATTTGGGGCCCAGCCTCGGAAGTCGTTCGACGACGGTGCGGGGAACAGTGCCGGTATTGGGCCTGTGCTGACGTCAGCCCAGGAGTGGGTCAGGCGCGGTGCGATCATCGCCGCCTTCGCCATTCCCGCGGCCATCATCACGGTGCGGTTTGCGCGAATCATCGGCGCTCCCGGCAACATTTCGCAAACGTACGACAACATTTTCCATCTGAACGCCATTGGCCATATCTTGATCACCGGATCTGGTTCATCCTTGACTCTCGGAAACCTGACAACAGCTTCCGAGGCGTTCTACCCGGCCGCGTGGCACGATCTAATCGCACTCGTCGCCTCAACAGCGTCAATCTCAGTCCCGGAAGCCATAAGCGCCGGCAATATCGTCATTGCCGGGGTCATCTGGCCCCTGGGAATGATGTATCTGATCAGTCGGATCTCAACGGGTCAAGTCTTGCCCATGCTGCTGACCGGGGCACTCGCTGCGGGCTTCAGCTCCTTTCCTTACCTCATGATTGACTTTGGGGTTCTGTACCCCAACCTGTTGGCGATCGCGATCATGCCCGTGGCATTGGCGCTGACGATCGATCTTCTTGGCCTCAACCCAACCAAGCGGCGGATCATCCCTGTGCTCTGTCAGGGCGCCCTCATCCTCCCTGGACTGGCTTTGGCGCATCCGAGCTTTGTCGTGGCCCTGTTTGGACTGGCCCTCCCGCTGCTGCTGACGAAGCTCGTCCGCCTCGCCGCCGGTTACAGGCGCCGAGAGGCCACGGGACGGCAGCTGATCGGCTTTACAGTCCTGACGGCCATGTTCATTCCGTTGGTCTTCATCGTGTGGGACATGGCCGGTCAAAGCCTCACGTCTTCACGGTGGCAGCCCTATCAGTCCGTTTCCCAGGCCATCGGTGAGGTTCTTGGCGCCGGTCCCCAGGGAAGGCATGTTTCCCTGGTGATGTTCGTGATGCTCGTCTCGGGACTTGTCGCCTCCATCGCGCGGCGAAAGCTCGTATGGGTACTGGGCATGGCCTTTATTGCTGCCGGACTTTTCGTCGTGGCGTCCGCGCTTCCCGCGAGCGAGACCCGGCACTTCCTGACCGGCGTTTGGTACAACGACTCATTCCGGCTCGCCGCGATGCTCCCCGTCGTCCTGCTTCCCCTGGCCGTACTGGGTGGCGAAAGCATTCTGCGCGGAGCTGCCGCTGCGGCCACAAGGAACCGGGTGGGCGAGACCGCCAGCAGGATACTGCGCCTTCCCTGCGCGACTGCCATGGACAAGATTGCGCCCGCTGCCGTTCTGCTCGTGGGAGTCTTCGCCATCGCCGTAGGTGCGCAGTTCGGTGCCGTTGGAAAAGAGCAGGTCTTTGCGTCAGCCAACTACAGGACCGGGCCGCAGGCCCCTCTCGTCTCTACTGACGAGCGGGCGCTTCTGGACCGCCTGCCCAGCCACGTTCCGGCCGAAGCCACCGTCTACGGCGATCCCTGGACCGGGGCGTCCCTTACTGAGGGACTGTCGCTGCGCCGCTCTGTGTCCCCGCACATCGTCGGTCGCCGCACACCGGAAGAACTTGTCATCATGAGCAGGATTGACGAGGCAGGCGTTAATCCTCTGGTGTGCCCAGCAGTGAAGGACTTGAACGTCCAGTTCGCGCTCATTTTCGACGATCGGGAAGTGCACGGCGGTGCGCACCCCAATACGGCCATGGACGAGGCTGATAGCGCCCCTGGCCTCAAACTTGTCGACAGTCAGGGTTCAGCCCGGCTGTATCAGGTCACCGGCTGCGGACCACTCAGCAGCAATTAG
- a CDS encoding glycosyltransferase produces MSTATKTEDLGVSEEGQAWRVLQRVILPSQSQMDTVPLYLDTGTATGVQLPTSNLEANSRTQTQTVSAPSKEAHVEDFLTRHSTSVRPGERVSFGSYFNAFAASYWRRWTTVKSVRLSVSTAGSGSVIVYKSNARGALQRVDSRNVEGGSVSTFDLTLAPFGDGGWYWFDLVAGSEPLVLRSAEWLAEGDNSQQGSATLQITTLNKTEFCINNLRLLSENPDALEHIKELVVVDQGTQKVSDADGFAEVAAALDGKLRIINQDNLGGSGGFARGMYEAVENGSDYVLLMDDDVVVEPESISRMLTFADLCKTPTIVGGHMFDLYNRTVLHTFGEVVNPWRFLWEQSREDMLLGHDFQSTNLRQTSWLHRRADVDFNGWWMSLIPTRIIREIGLALPVFIKWDDAEYSLRAKEHGYPTVSMPGAAVWHVSWIDKDDLVGWQAYFHARNRFIAALVHSPYEFGGRIVRESHYADIKHLVSMQYATARGRNMALRDLLRGPGQLHEQLAKKLPEIRDMMKNYPDSVIATDPDTFPAAKLDKPPKHGHGVREPNKLGLIPIAAKTVLRQLVQPVAPSSQVRPQANVAHQDNRWWRMSQYDSAVVTNAEGTGSAWYQRDPKQLRSMLAESVRLHSLLLKDWKRLSAEYKAALPEITSIETWKKTFDAHSERVDER; encoded by the coding sequence ATGAGCACAGCAACCAAGACCGAGGACCTGGGCGTCAGCGAGGAAGGCCAGGCATGGCGGGTCCTGCAGCGGGTCATTTTGCCGAGCCAAAGCCAGATGGACACCGTGCCCCTGTACCTTGACACTGGAACGGCCACAGGTGTGCAGTTGCCGACGTCGAACCTCGAGGCCAACAGTAGGACCCAAACCCAGACCGTCAGCGCTCCGAGCAAGGAAGCGCACGTGGAAGACTTCCTGACGCGTCATTCGACGTCGGTCCGTCCCGGTGAGCGTGTCTCGTTCGGCAGCTACTTCAACGCGTTTGCTGCAAGCTATTGGCGTCGCTGGACCACCGTCAAGAGTGTCCGACTGTCGGTGTCCACTGCTGGTTCCGGCTCCGTGATCGTCTACAAGTCGAACGCCCGCGGTGCGCTCCAGCGCGTTGATTCCCGGAACGTTGAGGGCGGCTCGGTGAGCACTTTTGACCTCACCCTGGCCCCGTTTGGCGACGGTGGCTGGTACTGGTTCGACCTTGTGGCAGGGTCCGAGCCTCTCGTGCTCCGGAGTGCTGAGTGGCTGGCAGAGGGCGACAACAGCCAGCAGGGTAGCGCCACGCTGCAGATCACAACCCTCAACAAGACCGAATTCTGCATCAACAACCTCAGGCTGCTGTCCGAGAACCCGGATGCCTTGGAGCACATCAAGGAGCTCGTGGTTGTCGACCAGGGGACTCAGAAAGTCTCCGATGCCGACGGTTTCGCCGAAGTGGCTGCGGCGCTGGACGGCAAGCTGAGGATCATCAACCAGGACAATCTGGGCGGTTCCGGCGGATTTGCACGTGGCATGTACGAGGCAGTGGAGAACGGCAGCGACTACGTGCTGCTGATGGACGACGATGTCGTAGTAGAGCCCGAGAGCATCTCAAGGATGCTCACTTTCGCGGACCTGTGCAAGACCCCGACCATCGTCGGCGGCCACATGTTTGACCTGTACAACCGCACGGTGCTGCACACCTTCGGTGAGGTTGTGAATCCATGGCGCTTCCTCTGGGAACAGTCCCGTGAGGACATGCTGCTTGGCCACGACTTCCAGTCGACGAACCTGCGTCAGACCAGCTGGCTCCACCGCCGTGCCGATGTGGATTTCAACGGCTGGTGGATGTCGCTGATCCCTACGCGGATCATCCGTGAAATCGGGCTTGCCCTTCCGGTATTCATCAAGTGGGATGACGCCGAATACTCCCTCCGGGCCAAGGAGCATGGCTATCCGACCGTTTCCATGCCCGGCGCGGCGGTTTGGCATGTTTCCTGGATCGACAAGGACGACCTCGTGGGGTGGCAGGCATACTTCCACGCCCGCAACAGGTTCATTGCCGCGCTGGTCCACAGTCCCTACGAGTTTGGCGGCCGAATCGTCCGCGAGTCGCACTACGCAGATATCAAGCACCTTGTGTCCATGCAGTACGCCACGGCACGGGGGCGGAACATGGCGCTGCGCGATCTCCTGCGCGGACCGGGGCAGCTGCATGAGCAGTTGGCCAAAAAGCTGCCTGAAATCCGGGACATGATGAAGAACTACCCGGACTCGGTGATCGCGACTGATCCGGATACCTTCCCGGCCGCGAAGCTGGATAAGCCCCCGAAGCACGGGCACGGTGTCCGCGAACCGAACAAACTCGGGTTGATCCCGATCGCGGCGAAGACCGTGCTGCGCCAGCTGGTGCAGCCCGTTGCGCCGTCAAGCCAAGTCCGGCCTCAAGCGAATGTGGCTCACCAGGACAACCGCTGGTGGCGCATGTCCCAGTATGATTCCGCCGTCGTCACGAACGCGGAAGGCACCGGCTCGGCATGGTACCAACGCGACCCGAAGCAGCTCCGTTCGATGCTTGCAGAGAGTGTACGCCTGCACTCACTGCTACTGAAGGATTGGAAGAGGCTCAGTGCTGAGTACAAGGCTGCGCTGCCTGAGATCACTTCGATAGAAACGTGGAAGAAGACCTTTGACGCACATAGTGAACGTGTAGATGAGCGTTAG
- a CDS encoding acylneuraminate cytidylyltransferase family protein yields the protein MNPDTVRPRVLAVVPARGGSKGLPGKNIRPLMGKPLLAHAVALAGLLGDNVRCIVSTDDEDIAEVARESGAEVPFIRPAELASDLAPTAAVLRHALSTAESIYSEEYDMVLLLEPTSPTRTKEAVQAAIDQLSQTPELDGVIAVSEPFFNPLWVGVRPRDKGPVLERYFKEGTGIVRRQDLPSYLRINGNFYVWRSDFIRRLEHSWFDEGVHGYVQIPELHAFSIDDEHEFHLIEAVVAAGLAPLPEVASPVGE from the coding sequence ATGAATCCAGATACCGTACGCCCTCGTGTCTTGGCGGTCGTTCCGGCTCGCGGGGGATCCAAGGGCCTTCCCGGAAAGAACATCCGGCCCCTCATGGGGAAACCGCTTTTGGCTCACGCCGTTGCGCTGGCCGGGCTTCTGGGCGACAACGTCAGGTGCATCGTTTCCACTGATGATGAAGACATTGCCGAGGTGGCGCGGGAGTCAGGGGCCGAGGTGCCATTTATCCGGCCTGCGGAGCTGGCTTCTGATTTGGCACCGACAGCCGCCGTGCTTCGTCACGCTTTGAGTACGGCCGAGAGCATCTACTCTGAAGAGTACGACATGGTGCTGCTCCTAGAACCCACAAGCCCCACTCGGACGAAAGAAGCGGTTCAGGCGGCTATCGACCAGTTGTCGCAAACCCCTGAACTGGACGGCGTCATAGCCGTTTCTGAGCCATTCTTCAATCCGTTGTGGGTAGGCGTCCGTCCCCGCGATAAGGGACCAGTTCTGGAACGCTACTTCAAGGAGGGAACAGGCATCGTGCGCCGGCAGGACCTTCCTTCCTACCTAAGAATAAATGGGAACTTCTACGTCTGGCGCTCTGACTTCATTCGCAGGCTGGAGCACAGCTGGTTCGACGAGGGAGTCCACGGATACGTCCAAATTCCTGAACTCCACGCTTTCAGCATCGACGATGAGCACGAATTCCACTTGATCGAAGCCGTGGTAGCGGCCGGTTTGGCACCCTTGCCCGAAGTCGCCTCGCCCGTCGGAGAATAA
- the glf gene encoding UDP-galactopyranose mutase yields the protein MTADLVIVGSGFFGLTIAEQAASELGLKVVVLDRRHHIGGNAYSEKEEQTGIEVHRYGAHLFHTSNERVWEYVNRFTAFTNYVHKVYGVHSGEVFSLPINLATINQFFRANMTPGEAKELIQEQAGELAGTDPQNLNDKGIQLIGRPLYEAFIKHYTGKQWQTDPKDLPAGIISRLPVRYNYDNRYFNDKYEGLPTNGYTAWIEKMAEHPNIEVRLNTDFFDESHEYSKGKVVGSIPVIYTGPVDRYFDYAEGDLSWRTIDFEEEVLDVGDFQGTSVVNYNDADVPYTRIIEPRHFHPERGYQAEKTVIMREFSRFAEKGDEPYYPINTSADRDRLLKYRDLAAAEKNVLFGGRLGTYKYLDMHMAIGSALTMFDNQIRPHFESGANLESGGVDA from the coding sequence GTGACTGCTGACCTCGTCATCGTAGGATCAGGCTTCTTTGGCCTGACGATCGCAGAACAGGCCGCCAGTGAGCTGGGCTTGAAGGTGGTCGTCCTCGACCGCCGCCACCACATCGGAGGCAATGCCTACAGCGAGAAGGAAGAGCAGACCGGGATCGAGGTTCACCGCTACGGTGCGCACCTGTTCCACACGTCGAACGAGCGCGTCTGGGAATACGTCAACCGCTTCACTGCCTTCACAAACTACGTGCACAAGGTCTATGGCGTGCACAGCGGGGAGGTTTTCTCCCTGCCAATCAACCTGGCCACGATCAACCAGTTCTTCCGCGCCAACATGACGCCGGGAGAGGCGAAGGAACTCATCCAGGAACAGGCCGGGGAACTTGCCGGCACAGATCCTCAGAACCTGAACGACAAGGGCATTCAGCTCATTGGGCGTCCGCTTTACGAAGCCTTCATCAAGCACTACACCGGCAAGCAGTGGCAGACGGATCCCAAAGACCTGCCCGCGGGCATCATTTCCCGCCTTCCGGTCAGGTACAACTACGACAACCGGTACTTCAACGACAAGTACGAGGGGCTGCCGACCAACGGCTACACGGCCTGGATCGAAAAGATGGCCGAGCACCCGAACATCGAGGTTCGGCTCAACACGGACTTCTTCGACGAGTCGCACGAGTACAGCAAGGGCAAAGTGGTCGGCAGTATCCCGGTCATCTACACCGGACCGGTGGACCGCTACTTCGATTATGCTGAGGGCGATCTTTCCTGGCGCACCATCGACTTCGAGGAAGAAGTGCTGGACGTCGGTGATTTCCAGGGCACTTCAGTGGTCAACTACAACGACGCCGATGTGCCCTACACCCGCATCATCGAGCCCCGCCACTTCCACCCGGAACGCGGCTACCAGGCCGAGAAGACCGTCATCATGCGCGAGTTCTCACGTTTCGCTGAGAAGGGCGATGAGCCCTACTACCCGATCAACACGAGCGCAGACCGCGACCGCTTGCTGAAGTACCGCGATCTCGCCGCAGCCGAGAAGAACGTCCTCTTCGGAGGCCGGCTTGGTACCTACAAATACCTTGACATGCATATGGCCATCGGGTCGGCGCTAACAATGTTCGACAACCAGATCCGGCCCCATTTCGAAAGCGGAGCCAACCTTGAAAGCGGAGGAGTGGACGCATGA
- a CDS encoding ABC transporter ATP-binding protein gives MPTAIEVKNINKQFVLRHTRSIKEAIVWLVKGRKGDLSEKFHALHDVSLEINQGEAVALLGFNGSGKSTLLKHISGVMVPDNGTVRTRGRVAGLIEVGAGFHHDLSGRDNVYLNGAILGMTEEQINERFDSIVEFAEIGKFIDTEVKFYSSGMYLRLAFSVAVHTDPEVFLVDEILAVGDEPFQKKCIEKIQELAAEGKTLVVVSHDLDLVSRICDRGILLERGNITFDGPIEKAVATLRG, from the coding sequence TTGCCCACCGCTATTGAAGTTAAAAACATCAACAAGCAGTTCGTTCTTCGCCATACCCGGTCGATCAAGGAAGCCATAGTCTGGCTGGTCAAGGGCCGCAAGGGTGATCTCTCCGAAAAATTCCACGCACTTCACGACGTCTCGCTGGAAATCAATCAAGGCGAAGCCGTGGCCCTTCTGGGATTCAACGGATCCGGCAAGTCGACGTTGCTCAAGCACATTTCAGGAGTTATGGTGCCCGATAACGGGACGGTGCGGACCCGTGGACGGGTCGCCGGGCTGATCGAGGTAGGGGCCGGATTTCATCATGATCTGTCGGGCCGGGACAACGTCTACCTTAATGGGGCAATCCTTGGCATGACGGAGGAGCAGATCAACGAGCGCTTCGACTCCATCGTAGAATTCGCCGAAATAGGCAAATTCATCGACACCGAGGTGAAATTCTACTCATCAGGCATGTATCTGCGGCTGGCCTTCTCTGTCGCAGTCCACACTGACCCTGAGGTGTTCCTAGTGGATGAGATCCTGGCGGTCGGTGACGAGCCGTTTCAGAAGAAGTGCATCGAGAAGATCCAAGAGCTGGCGGCGGAGGGTAAGACCCTTGTAGTGGTAAGCCATGATTTGGATCTCGTGTCGCGTATTTGCGACCGCGGAATCCTCCTCGAGCGCGGGAATATCACATTTGACGGCCCCATCGAAAAGGCAGTCGCTACGCTAAGGGGCTGA
- a CDS encoding DUF2304 domain-containing protein, whose product MLIVIQIILVLAVVLVAMILMRGGSNARHLAIRRIMLMVFTFVAALSIFFPQMLTTVAGWFGIGRGTDLVLYGVVVWLLIFMATTYQRFRQTEISLTKLSRRIAIDETPRVWETDGK is encoded by the coding sequence ATGCTTATTGTCATCCAGATCATCCTGGTACTCGCCGTCGTCCTGGTTGCGATGATCCTCATGCGGGGTGGTTCCAATGCCAGGCATCTGGCCATCCGCCGCATCATGCTCATGGTGTTTACCTTCGTCGCGGCCCTGTCGATCTTCTTTCCTCAGATGTTGACCACGGTCGCAGGATGGTTCGGAATCGGCCGTGGCACCGACCTTGTCCTGTACGGCGTCGTTGTATGGCTGCTGATCTTCATGGCCACCACGTACCAGCGGTTTCGCCAGACCGAGATCTCGCTGACCAAGCTGTCGCGGCGCATCGCCATAGATGAGACTCCGAGAGTCTGGGAAACGGACGGCAAATAG
- a CDS encoding ABC transporter permease produces MSVSTEELARPGLGGGLAEVFRTRFLLKLLVRKELKVRYRGSVLGLLWSYVKPGVQFIVFYIALGVFLGLENSPRNPNGLPNYAIYLFSGIVLINFFTEALGNASRSIVNNGGLIKKIYLPRELFPVASVWVSAVHFFPQLVILVAACVFAGWHPSVFQLAAAVGGFAIVGLLATGLGLLFGAVNVYFRDSENFVDMLLMVATWASPVMYAWTMVADKLGQFWFTVYQFNPITVGVESFHFAFWLPTTDGSTPLPPNLLQFWMPVALLVSAGVLLVGQATFRRLEGRFAQEL; encoded by the coding sequence ATGAGCGTTAGCACGGAGGAGTTGGCCCGCCCCGGCCTCGGCGGCGGGCTCGCTGAGGTCTTCCGCACGCGGTTCCTGCTTAAGCTGCTGGTTCGCAAGGAACTGAAGGTCAGGTACCGGGGTTCTGTTCTGGGCCTGCTTTGGTCGTACGTGAAGCCGGGTGTGCAGTTCATCGTGTTCTACATTGCGCTGGGCGTTTTCTTGGGGCTGGAAAACAGCCCCCGCAACCCCAACGGACTGCCGAACTATGCGATCTATCTGTTCTCTGGAATAGTCCTCATCAATTTTTTCACTGAGGCCTTGGGTAACGCTTCCCGATCCATCGTGAACAACGGCGGATTGATCAAGAAGATATACCTGCCGCGGGAGCTGTTTCCGGTTGCGTCCGTATGGGTTTCCGCTGTGCACTTCTTTCCGCAGCTCGTGATCCTCGTTGCGGCATGTGTGTTCGCGGGTTGGCACCCCTCCGTGTTCCAGTTGGCAGCTGCCGTCGGGGGGTTTGCCATTGTGGGGCTCTTGGCGACGGGACTGGGACTGCTGTTCGGTGCCGTGAACGTTTACTTCCGCGATTCGGAGAACTTTGTCGACATGCTCTTGATGGTGGCGACATGGGCGTCCCCAGTGATGTACGCGTGGACTATGGTGGCGGACAAGCTGGGACAATTCTGGTTTACCGTTTACCAATTCAACCCGATAACGGTGGGAGTGGAATCGTTTCACTTCGCGTTTTGGCTCCCGACGACGGACGGCAGCACACCTCTCCCGCCGAACCTGCTCCAGTTTTGGATGCCGGTGGCATTGCTAGTCTCTGCTGGCGTTCTGCTCGTCGGGCAGGCGACCTTCCGTCGGCTTGAAGGCCGTTTTGCACAGGAGCTTTAA
- a CDS encoding glycosyltransferase: MAAEPAEPTVDVSLIIPTNSMHRWLDRAVESVLDQDGASFEVILYLDGVELAPGKEWASDPRVRLVHGTNPQGVGHALGEACKHAQGEFIARLDSDDVALPGRLARQVSYLREHPDTVAVTGQAPWIDEEGARIGAFGHASGADVRGKLLEQNVLVQSAIMFRAADYRAVGGYNPMRQMEDYDLWLRLALRGRMAVLDADVVEYRIHPNQTSRGVHPRASYVKTIFAGRKNLAESLGKSAASQLLRNTAFRTALYMMYYLPPDLIRRIRTLASR, translated from the coding sequence ATGGCCGCCGAACCGGCAGAACCCACTGTGGATGTCTCGCTGATCATTCCGACCAACAGCATGCACCGGTGGCTGGACCGGGCTGTCGAGTCCGTTTTGGACCAGGACGGCGCCAGCTTCGAGGTGATCCTCTACCTGGACGGGGTCGAGCTGGCCCCAGGCAAGGAATGGGCCTCCGACCCACGTGTGCGTCTGGTCCACGGGACGAACCCCCAAGGCGTGGGGCATGCCCTGGGCGAGGCATGCAAGCACGCGCAGGGCGAATTTATTGCCCGGCTGGACTCCGACGACGTTGCCCTGCCCGGCCGTCTTGCCCGGCAGGTGTCATACCTGCGTGAGCATCCGGACACAGTGGCGGTCACCGGCCAGGCGCCGTGGATTGATGAGGAAGGCGCCCGAATCGGGGCCTTCGGACATGCATCAGGCGCTGACGTACGCGGAAAACTGCTGGAGCAGAACGTGCTCGTCCAGTCGGCGATCATGTTCCGAGCCGCTGACTATCGGGCGGTGGGCGGGTATAACCCGATGAGGCAGATGGAAGATTACGACCTCTGGCTGCGCCTGGCCCTGCGCGGACGCATGGCGGTACTCGACGCCGACGTCGTCGAGTACCGCATCCACCCCAACCAAACCAGCCGGGGTGTCCATCCCCGCGCGTCCTACGTCAAGACAATTTTCGCCGGTCGGAAGAACCTCGCCGAGTCGCTGGGAAAGTCGGCAGCGAGTCAACTGCTCCGGAATACGGCATTCCGCACAGCGCTCTACATGATGTACTATCTTCCACCTGATCTGATTCGGCGGATCAGAACGCTGGCCTCCCGCTAA